ACAGCCTGGCAACGTTCGAACTGTGCCAGCGGTCCGAACCGTGCGTTCGGACCGTGTCGGACCGACCGGGGCGTCGCTGTCCAGGAGCGCACCGGACGAACCCACGTGTTGGCGGTCGGGTTCGACGTGACAGTCACCACACAGCGGGGTCGGACCGCTGTCACCGTCGTCGTCCCGGTGACTGGCTGAGGACGCGACTGGACACGACCGAGTCATTCTTTACCGTACGGCCGTATGTCGTAGTAATGACACGGGATGCAGTTCACCGGGACATCCAATTTCTGACCGGCTCACCCGCACGGTTCGCCGTGGTCTCCGCGCTGGCCGAGTCGCCGGCGCGTCCCTGTGAACTGTGTGAACGGATCGACGCGACGCGGACGACGATCCAACGGATCTTAGCTGGCTGTAGCGACCGGCAGTGGGTCCGGAAAGTCGACGGGGACTACCGGTTGACGCTAACCGGTCGACGGATGTACGAACGGTACGCCGCACTGGTGAACGAGGCCGAGCGAGCCAGGGAGTTCGGCCCGCTTGCGCAGTATCTCGGACCGATCGGCGACGAACTCCCCGATATCGTCTTCGACGCCGGAAGGATAACCGTCAGCAGCGAACAGACGCCGCTCGCACCCGTCAACCGGCTCACCGACTGGTTTGCCGACGCCGAAGGGCCGGTCAAGACGATCTCCCCGATCGTGGCAGCGACGTTCAACGAGGCTGCTGCAACGTTGTTGGAACGAGGCGTCCGGATCGAATCGATCATCGACGACGGCGTCTTGGAGCGTTCCGAACGGGAGTTCCGCGAGGAACTGGAACGGGGGATCGACCACGAATCGATCGAGTTCTACGTCCACGAATCGTCGCTCGACTTCGGGCTCGTCGTCGACGACCGCGGGTGCTGTCTGGGTGCCTACGACGACGGGAACAACCTCCGTGTGGCATTGGTCGTCGAGGACCCCGTCGCACGGGAGTGGGCGATCGACCAGTTCGAACAGTACCGTGCGGCTGCGACGCCGCTCGGGACCGTGTTGTCGGCACCGGAGTGAAAACGGATGGCGGCGACCAGCGGATGAAGGAGGGGCCGAAGCGTCAGGTGGGGCACCCGTGGACGCCGTAGCGGAAGGGCGTCCGTTACTGAAACCGATACCGACCTATATCTACGCACTGCACTGTGTTACTGACCCGAACACATGTTACAGCAGTTGTAACACCAAGTTCCGGACCACGGGTACGACCCGACGGTCACCGGGCAGTGACTGTCGGGTCGTGCCGGTTCAATCTATAAGTAACATCGGGGCGTCGGTGTGGATATGTCACCACCCGGACGGGAAATCCAGTACACTGAATCGGATGTCATCGAGGTGTTCAAGCAGCGTGAGGATTACGCTGAGCCACTGACCGCGTCGGAGATCGCCGATCGATTGGGTTGTTCTCGCCGAACGGCACTGAACAAGTTACACGCACTCGAAGACGAGACTGATATCACGAGCAAGAAAGTCGGCGGGCGCTCGCGTGTCTGGTGGATTCCCGTTCGGACCGACTAGAGGTCCCACTCCTCGGCACGCTCCTGTGCCTCCGTACGAGCCTGTTCGCGGATCGCTTCGATCTTCGCTTCGTTCTCCAGGAAGGCCTCGACCGCTCCCTGTGTCGACTCCTCGGTCGAGTCCGCTCTCTCGTCCGTCGAAGCGCGTCGCCGCTCCGTCGGTGCGGCCCGTCGTGTGCTCCGTGCCAGGGCTGGGTCCCCGGCGAGTCGCTCCGCGGCCATCCCGGGCGGAATCACGTCGTCCCCGGAGTCGGACAGTACCGACGACTCGGTCGCGTACATCGTGACGTGGTACGGCCCGGGAACGGCCAGGTCCGCGAGCGCCGGCGGGCCGCCCCGCTCGGTACCGGTGTGGTAGGCGCGTGTCGGGACGCCGTCTTCGAACGTGACGACACCCCGCCCGTCGGCGTCGAGCAGAAGCGCGTCCTGGGATTCAAAGACCGTGTAGCCGGTAAAGCCCCGGTCGAGCGCCTCGGCGAGTGTGTCGCGCGGGTCAGCGACGACGCGTGACTTCTCCAAGCGACCGCGGGACAGGTTCATGGCGGTTCGGGGATGACGGCACTGCGGACCCGATCGGCCACAGTCTCCGAGGGAACCGGTTGTACGGAGAGTCCGTCTGCAACACGGCGAAACGCGCCGGCGGCGTCACACTCCGGTGCGTGAGCGAGTAGTGGCCGGCCGGCGCGGCGGGCCTCGCGGGCCTGCTCGCTCTCGGGCACTGTCGCCAGGGTCGGTCCGTCGAAATACCGCTCGGTCTTCTCGGCGATCCCCTCGATGTCCTCGTCGGGTCGGACCTTGTTGAACAGGACACCGGCGACACCGGTCCCGTAGGAACTCGCGTACTCCTGAACCTTCAGACCGTCCGAGATCGCGGGGATCGTCGGCTGGAGGACGACGACGATCCGATCGGCCATCACGATCGGGAGGACCGCAGCGCGACTATCCAGTGCCGGTGGGGAGTCCAACAGCAGGACGTCGGTGTCGGTCGCGAGCGTCGCGACGGCCTCACGGAGTCGTTTCGGATCGGCGTCACGGAACCCGTCGAGGCTCGTTCCGCAGGGGACGACCCTCATCCCGAAGCGGTCGTAGGTGGCCTCACCGATCGGGCGGTCGCCGGCGAGGACGTCGTGGAGCGTCGTCTCCACGTCCGAGAGGCCCGCGTGAAACAGCAGGTTAGCCATCCCAGTGTCGGCGTCGACGACGGTCACGTCGTACCGGTCGGCCAGTGCCATCCCCAGGGCGACCGTGCTGGTGGTCTTCCCGGTCCCACCCTTCCCGCTGGCGACGGCGAAGACTTCGACCATGGCGGTTCTGGGTTCGCGCTCGCACAAAAAACTTCGCAGGTTTTGCGGCTGAAAAAACTCAGTCGATACCCAACGGCCCGAGGTCGACGTGGTCGACGACGAGCGCAGCCGCCCGGTCGTAGGCGTTGTCCCGATCACAGTCAAGCTCCAGTTGATACTCCGTTCCGGCCGTTTCGATCGTATTTTTCACGAAGGCAACTCTCGGTTCGTCGTTGGCGAAGATGTCGTGGAGGTAGGTTCCGAGGACCGTATCCGTCGCTGCCCCGGTCGAGTCGAACGGCCGGGAGACGTCGGCGGTCGGCGTCGTCTGACCCATGTGGATCTCGTATCCTTCGACGACGCCGGTCGCACCGGCTAATGGACCGACCCCGTCGAGACGGCGGGTGACACGTTCGACGGTCTTCTCTGGCGAGAAGGTCGTCTCGACGGGGAGCAACCCCAGTCCTTCGACTGTCTCGCTGTCGCCGGTCCCCTCGATGTCGGCGTTGTGGATACGATCGCCGAGCATCTGGTACCCGCCACAGAGCCCGACAATGGGGCCGTCGAACGCCGAGAGCGCCGTGTCGAAGCCGGCCTCCCGGAGTGCGAGCAGGTCGTCGACCGTGTTCTTGCTCCCGGGAAGGACAACCGCGTCGGCGTCGGTCAGCGAGGCCGAGAGCGGGAGGTAGGCGACACGGACGCCCGGTGTCGCGGCGAGTGGCTGGAGATCGGTGAAGTTCGAGATGTGGGGCAACCGTGGGACGGCGACGGTAACCGCCTCCGCGTCGGCGACGCCGTCGTCGGTTCCCTCGATCGCCTGCTGCCCGACCGGCGGGAGTGCGACGCTGTCTTCCTCCGGCAGTCCGGGGTCGTCGTGGGGGAGCACGCCAAGGACCGGGACGCCCGTTCGGTCCTCGAAGGCGTCGAGCCCGGGCGCGAGCAGCGATCGGTCGCCTCTGAACTTCGTGATCACCGCGCCGACGACTCGGTCCCTGATATCCGTCGGCAGCAACTCCAGTGTACCGACGAGCGAGGCGAAGACGCCGCCGCGCTCGATGTCGGCCACGAGGAGGACGTCGGCGTCGGCAAAGCGGGCCGTCTCGACGTTTGCCAGGTCACGGTCGTGGAGGTTGATCTCGGCGATCGATCCCGCCCCCTCGGCGACGATCACGTCGTGGTCGGCCGCGAGTCGACGGTGGGCCGCGCGGGCGGCCCCGAGCGCGTCGTCCCAGTATCGATCGTAGTACTGTCCCGCCGGAACGTCCGCGACGGCCTCGCCGTCGACGACGAGTTGGGACTCCCCGTCCCCTCGCGGTTTCAACAGGACAGGGTTGTGGTCCGTCTCCGGGGGGACGCGGGCCGCCCGGGCCTGGACGTACTGGGAGACGCCGATCTCGCCACCGGGTGTCGCACGGGCGTTCGTGCTCATGTTCTGGGCCTTGTACGGCGCGACCGATCGACCACGGTCGGCCAACACACGGCAGAGTCCCGCCGCTACAGTGCTCTTTCCCACGTGGGAGGCTGTTCCGGCCACCAGTATCGTCCGCGCGTCCGGCATCTATCGACCGTTCCGCGGGCGACGGACAAGAGTGGTTCGGCGGCGAGTCAGTACTCCGTTCCCTTGCGCGCGGAGTGACCGGCATCGAGGGGGTGTTTCACCTTGCTGACCTCGCTGACGAGGTCGGCGTGGTCGAAGAGGTACGCCGGCCGGTCGTGTCCCCCGGTGAGGACGAGTTCGAGCGAGTCGGGTTTGGATTCGATCAGCGCGAGGACGTCCTCGGGGTCGATCAGGCCGCGGTTGGCGGCGTACAGCACCTCGTCGAGGACGAGCATGTCGACGCCCGTGTCGGCCGGCGCGTCGGCACCGAACGGTTCGTCTGCGGGTGCCTCGGCCGTCGCGTCGACGATCTCGCGAGCGCGGTCGAGGGCGCCTTTCGCGCGTGCGGCGTGTTCGTCGTCGTCGCTCCCGTCCAGGAAGCCGTGCCAGCCGTAGTGGCCCGCGTTCTCGTAGGAAAAGCCCGGCAGGGCCGCGATGGCGTTGTACTCGCCCCGCACGTCCTCGACCGTCCCGGTCCCGCCTTTCATGAACTGGAGGAGGTGGACCCGGTAGCCGTGACCGACCGCCCGGGTCGCCATCCCCAGGGCGGCGGTTGTCTTTCCCTTCCCGTCGCCCCACCAGACCTGAACGAGGCCGAACTCGTCGGGGCTCGCCGGTTCGATCGGTTCCGCCGTCGGGCCGGCGTCGTTGTCGTCCATACCGTGAGGTTACGGGCGGTCGACATCTGTCTGGCGGTCGGTGACGACGCCGTGGTCGGTGTCGGCCGGTACGGGCGGGCCGTCGTCGTAGTGGCTATCGAGGCTCGCAGCGACGGCGTCCCGGACACAGGCCCGCGTCGCGGCCCCGACCGTGGTCGCGCTCCCCGCGAACCCGGCCCGCTCGCAGTCGGGTGCCGAACCCACGAGGACGGCGTCGGAGGTCGTTCCCGGGACGCCGGCGAGCGCCTGGAGCGTCGCGGCCTTCGCCTCGACGGCGGTCGCCAGGAGCGTCGCCAGCGCGCCGTCGTCCAGCGCCCGCTCGACGCCGACGAGGAGGTTGACCGTGCCGGGACGCCACTCGTCCGTGCCGGTGCTGGCCTCGTCGGCGGCCGATCGGTCCGCGTGGACCGGGAGGACCGCGGGGTTCGAGAGTCCCGCCGTGGCGACGACGGTCACCGGCCCGTCGCGGGCACGGCGGGCGTCGGCCATCCGGACGCCGGTCAGCAGCGTCGGCCCGACCGGAAAGCCGGCGGCTCCGAGCCGTTCCGCCCGGTAGGCGTCGAGGTCGGTCCGGTCGAACGCCGTCGGGACCGTGACGTTGTAGGCGGCGTCGGCCCGCACGTAGCCGCCGTCCCACGCCGTCGACAGCCAGCGGGTACCGGGCCGGCGGAGCTGACAGACCCCCTCCCGGACTGTCGTCTGGAACGTCACACCGCCAGTGCCTCCAAGAGCCTGTCGTTGTCGGCCGGCGTGCGGACCGCGACACGGACGTGACGGTCGAGCCCGCGGAAGGTGCGCGCGTCCCGGAGCGCGATGCCGGCCTCGCGGGCCTCGGTCAGGAGGGCGTCGACGTCGGTGTCGGACACCGACAACAGGAGAAACGGGGCGTCGGAGGGAGCGACGCCGAACCGGGTCCGGAGGCGCTCGCGCATCCGTTCGCGTTCGCGGTCGACCCGCTCGCGCGTGCGGTCGACGAACGCCGTCTGTCCGTAACAGTGCGTGCCGACCGCGGCCGCGGCGGTGCTCATCGACCAGGCGCGCCGCGCCGTCACCAGCCGTTCCAGGTGATCGCCGGTCCCGACGGCGTACCCCATCCGGACGCCGGGGAGACCGAACAGTTTCGTCAGCGAGCGGGCGACGACGACCCCCTCACGCCCGGCCAGCGACGGGTCGTCCGTGAACCCGAGGAACGCCTCGTCGACCAGCAGCGTCGTCCCGGCGTCCCGACAGCGGTCGGCGAACGACCGGAGCGCGTCCGGGGCGGCGGTCTCGCCGGTCGGGTTGTTCGGGTTGCAGACGATCGTGAGCGCGTAGGGCTCGGGGTCCGCATCGAGTAGGTCGTCGTGGGCGACGAACGCGGGCTCGGCCCCCTGGAGACGGATCTCGCGTGCGTACTCGCCGAAACTCGGCCGGGGGACGAGGACGGCGTCGCCGGCCCGGACCGTCGTCTGGATCGCTAACCGGATCGCCTCCAGGCCGCCGGCGGTCGGGACGACCTGGCCGGGCTCGCAGTCGACGAACGCCGCGGCGGCCTCCCGGAACTCGGGATAGCCGTCGTCGGGATAGCTCCGCGCGCGGTCGAACGCGTCCTCGAAGACCCCGGTCACGCCAGGGGGAGTCGTTGGGTTCGTGTTGGCGCTGAAATCCAGCAGTTCCGGGTCGTCGCTGCTACCGTGTGGTACCCGGCCGTCGGCGTCGATAGCGCCGTCGATCCCACCCTGCGCCCGTAGTGCCGCGACCGTATCGGGGTCCATGTCCCTCGGGACGGTCGGCACCGTGGAGAAGCTTTCGCGCCTACAGGCGCTGACCCGCCACGCGGGCGTCGGCCAGCGTGTTGACGTTGATCGCCAGCCGAGGATCGTGGAACAGGACCGCGTCGTCGCCGTCGTCGCCGACGACGTTGACGCCAGTCGGTGCGACCTCCCGACCCTCCCGCCGGAACGTCGTGTCGTCGCTGACGCCCAGCTCGCGTTTCAGCGCCGCCGGGACGAGCACCGTCAGCGATCCGGTGTCGTGGCGCGCGAGGACCTGATCGAGGACCGGCCCGTCCAGCAGCGGCAGGTCCGCGGCGACTGTCAGGACCGGCCGCGAGAGCCGGTCGTCCGACAGCGCCGCCTCCAGGTCCGGGACGTACCCCTCGCCCGGCGTCTCGATGGCCGGCGCGTCGACGTGAGTGGCGGTCCCCGGGGCCTGCGGTGACGTCACGGCGTAGGCCGTCTCGACGGCGCTCTCCCGGACCGCCGCCAGGACGCGGTCGACCATCGGGACGCCGCCGACCCGAAAGAGGGGTTTCTCGGCGTCGCTGTCCAGTCGGGTCCCGCGACCCCCACACATCACCAGCGCGTCCACAGCGCCACCTCCCCGAGAAGCGCCGTCGCCGCGACCCCGGCGTGGAGCGCAGCGGCTCGGGCGAGTTCGTTCGTCGCACCCAACACGTCGCCGCCGACACCGTCCAGGCGAGCGTGTGCCCACCGCCGGACGAGGGCGGCGACTGCGAGGCCGGCGACGACGGCGACGGCGGTCCCCGGGACGGCGAGGACGGCGACGGGGATGGTGACCGCCAGCGGGCCGGCCAGGTCGACGGGTCGCTTGTCGCCGACGACGGTCGCGCCGAACCCCTCGTGGCTCGGCCGGCCGAGACAGGCCACCGTCGCCATCGCGAGTTTCGCGCTCACCTCGGCGGCAACGACGAGCGCGACGGCGACGAGCGGGGCGAGCGCGGCCGTCGCGAGCGCCCCGAGCGCCAGAACCGCGAGGACGGTGCCCAGCGCGAGGACGGCGCCGACGCCGACGGTCGTGTCACGCATCACCTCGCGTCGCTCGCTGGCCGCGCCGTGGACGGCCGCGGCGTCGCCGAGGTCCGCGAGGCCGTCGGGGTGGTTGACGCCGACGACGAGGACAACCGCCACGAGGTAGCCCGCCGCCACGACCGGCGTGGGGACGGCTCCAGTCGCCAGGAACGGGACGGCGACGAGTGTGCCGACGACGTAGCCCGCAAGCGGGAACGCCGTCGGGCTCGCCGTGAAGGCGTTCCAGGCGGCCTCGCTGTGTCCGACCGGGAGCCGCGAGAGGAACCCCAGCGCCCCGCGAAGCGCGGTCAGGACCACGCGATCACCCCGGTGACAACGTACGCCAGCACGCCCGCGGCGCCGACCCGGCGGATGCCACGGCGTGCGCCGGCGACCGACGGGAGGTCGCGGTCGGCGTTGAGGACGTAGACGCCGGGCTTCTCCAGGCGACTGTCGAGGGCTGCCGCGGCGACCCCCATCGGCCACCCGGAGTTTGGCGACGGCACCCGATCGAGCCACCGGGAGGCGCGCCAGAGACACCTCCAGTCGAGGAAGATCACCGCCAGCAACAGCGCGCTGACCCGGGCCGGGAGCCACATCACCACGTCGTCGAGCCGCGCCGCCGGCGTCCCGACCAGTTTCGATCGGTAGCCGAGCATCGAGTCCATCGTGTTGACCGCTTTGACCCAGGCGGCAGCGCCGGCGGCAGCCGGCAGCGGTGGGAGCCCGACCGCCGGCGCGAGGACGACGGCGAGGGCAAACGCACCGAGCGGCGCGACCAGCCCGTCGGCGAGGTTCTCGGCCGCGCTCTCGACGGTCGCGCTTCGCAGGAGGCCGGGCGAGAGGTCGGCCGCGTCCCGGCCGGCCAGCGCCAACAGTCCCTCCCGGGCAGCCGCGACATCCCGGTCGCTGTCCCGGACGACGGCGTTCGCTGCCGACAGCAGTCGCCGGAGACTCGTCGTCAGGAACAGGACGGCACCGGCGACCGCGACGCCGAGGATCGGTGTGACCGTGCCCGCCCCCACGACGAGTGTCCCGACGCCGGCGGCAGCACCCAGCGGCAGCGCCGCCGCGGCGAGTGCGCCGACGGCGAGGGGCTGGTCCCACGGGCGGTCGACGGCACCGACGAGCACGCCGAACCAGGCGACGGGGTGCCAGCGGGTAGGCGGCTCTCCGAGGCCACCTTCCAACGCGGCGGCGACGAGGACGGCCAGCCCCGCGGCCGTGCTCACAGCGACCCCTCCCGACAGCGTCTCGCGACCGTCGCGAGCGGCGTCTCGTCGATCAGGACCGACCGCGCGCCGACCCGATCTGCACCGCCGTCGGTACGGGCGTCGTCACCGACGTGGACCAAGGTCGCGAGGGGGACGCCCAGCGCGTCGGCCGTCGCCGCGAATATCTCACGGTGGGGTTTCCGCCACCCGCAGTCGACGCTGGTGACGACGGCGTCGAAGGGGCCGAGCGACGCACGGTCGAGCGTCCGTTCGACGAGTCCCGGAACGCTACAGTTCGAGCAGACCGCGACCGGTCCCTGCTCCCGGGCAGCGGTAACCGCCGCCCCGGCGTCGGGCCGAACGGTCACCGGCCTGTCGAAGGCGTCGAGTACTGCGTCCCGAGCGACCCGGGCAGAAACGTCGACACCGCGGCTCTCCAAGGCGAGGCGGACGTGTTCGGGTAGCGGGGCCTCCCGGCCACGTTCGTACTCGCGGTGGGAGCTCCGGTAGGCGTCTTCCCAATCGTCCGGGACCGCGATCCCACGGTCGGTCAGCGCGCTAGCGACGGCATCCCACGGCGTACTGGGTCGGTCGGCCGCGACCAGCGTCCCGAACAGGTCGAAGGAGAGTGCCACGTTCGCGTAGTTACTGCAATCGTACTTGAACTGTCCGGTGAGCGAGGCAGCGTCGGGACCTCCCCCGGGAACGACGGGACACCGTCAGACAAATATCAGTTTTAGTTTACTACTGGACCGAGAATCTACCAGAAAATGTATACTTCGATTCGCGTTTACAGTCAGATTTCGTATCTAAATCGCAATACGGCAGCCACTTGTTTTTACCACCCACCATGGTATCGGTCCGGATTCCAACTCGAAGGTACGGGTAGAAAAGGGGTACGTAAACCGACAGTAATCGTTACCAGCGGTGGTGGACAGCGTCGTACACGTGGTCCTCGTAGACGTCACGCACCGCCCCGTGGGTCTGGTTCGAGAGGGGTGCCATCTCGCTGACCGCCGCGTTGGCCTGGACGTGCTCCGGGGTCGTCGATCCCGGGATGACCGTCGACACCGCGTCGTGATCGAGGATCCAGCGCAGCGCCATCTGGGCCATACTCATCCGTTCGGGGACGTGTCCCCGGAGCGCGTCGACGGCGTCGAACCCGTCCTCGACGGGCAGGCCGGCGAAGGTCTCCCCGCGGTCGAAGGCCTCCCCCTCGACGTTGAAGTTCCGGTGGTCGTTCTCCGGGAACTCCATGTCACGGGAGAGCGTTCCGGTCAGGAGCCCGGAGGCCAGTGGGACCCGCGCGATGACACCGACATCCCGCCTAGCGGCCTCCTCGAAGAACAGCTCCGCCGGGCGCTGGCGGAACATGTTGAAGATGATCTGGACCGTCTCGACCCCTGGGTACTCGATGGCTTTCAGGGCCTGCTCGACCTTCTCGACGCTGACCCCGTAGTGGGCGATCTCCCCCTCCTCGCGCAGGCGCTCCAGCGCCTCGAAGGTCTCGGGCTGGTAATACGCCTCCGTGGGCGGGCAATGCAGCTGCACCAGTTCGAGCGTGTCGGTCCCCAGGTACTCCTGGGAGCGGTCGACGAACCGCGAGAGGTTCTCGTAGTTGTAGCGGTCGGCAGTGTGTGGGTCGAGTCGGCGACCCGCCTTCGTCGCGACGGTGACCTCGTCCCGCACTCCTCGCTCGTCCAGTACTTCGGCGATGCGTTGCTCGCTGAAGCCGTCACCGTAGACGTCGGCGGTGTCGATGAAATCGATGCCGGCGTCCAGGGCGGCCCGGACTGCCTCGCGGCCCTCCTCGGCGTCCACGTCGCCCCAGTCGCCGCCGATGTTCCACGTCCCGAAGCCGACATCTGTCACTCCGTAGCCGGTCGAACCGAGCAATCGGTGGTTCATACCTCGGGCTAGCCGTGGTTACCACTAATGCCTTCCTACGAGGGCGCGATCAGAAAACGGGCGTGAGCCCGCTCGTGCGGGTCGCGTCGGACGTGCCATGTGGACGCCGACAGCTACTCGACCCACTTCGCCCGGCGGATGTCGTAACCGCCACAGGCCGGACAGGAGTGGTACTGGATCTCGAAGGCGCTCCCGCAGGACAGGCAGACGTAGGGCTGTCGGTCCGCTGTCCCCAGTCCGGAGACGACCTTCGCCTTGTCAAGGACATCCATCGACGACCACGTCGGCGATACACCCCACCTGGATATAAAAGCCGGAGATCGTTCAGGACGTTTTACGCGGTCCGCGTCGGCCGGTTCGTCCGTTCCGTGAGACGAACCAGCCGACAGAACCGGTCCCCCGCGTCCGTCGTGTCATCTATGGAGTGGTATGCAAATCGTTTTTACAACCCATCATAGTCCCATCGTATGGACGACTATGCGGAGATGTTCGGAGAGGGTGGTCTGAACGACCAAGTCGACGCCGACGAGTTGATGTCCGACATCGGTCTCGACGAAGACGAGGTCGCCTGGCGCAAGGCGTTCATCGGGTTCGGCGAGGACGATGTCGACCGATTGCGAGCGCTCCAAGACACGTTCGAGGACCACGCAGAAGCGATCGGCGAGCAGTTCTACGAGAACCTCCTCGAACACGACCAGACCATCGAAGTCATCGAACGATCACCGAAGGCCATCGACGCGCTCAAACAGACACAGGAAGCGTACTTCGCGACGCTCGCCGGTGGAGAGTACGGCCAGGAGTACTTCCGGGACCGCGCCCGGATCGGGAAGCTCCACGACATCCTCGAAATGCCGATGAAACACTACATCGGCCAGTACGGCGTCTACTACGACCTGATCCTACCACTGCTTGCCGATCGACTCGAATCCCGCATGCGCGACCGACTCGAAGCCGAATGGGCCGACACAGCCGACGGTAGCACGGCCACGGGATCGACAGCCGACTCGGCACCACTCCCCGATTCGGCCGAGTCAGCTATCACCGAGGAGGTCGGCGCGTTCAAACGAGAACTCCTGTCGGTCCTGCGTATCATCAATCTCGACATGCAGGTGGTCGCGGATACGTATATTCACTCCTACAACGAGAAGGTCCGCGAAGAGGTCGCCCGCCGTGAACGACTGGCAACGGAAGTCGAGGAGGACCTGGAGGGACCACTGGACGAACTACGTCGTTCCGCCGACGACGTTGCACAGAGTACCCAGCAGATATCCGCGCTGACCGACGAACAGGCCGAACACATCGATACTATCACCGAAGAGGTGTCCGGGATGAGCGCAACCATCGAAGAGGTCGCCGCGAGCGCCTCACAGGTCGAATCAAACAGCACGCGCGCTCGGAACCTCGCCGAGGACGGCCAGACC
Above is a window of Haloarcula halophila DNA encoding:
- a CDS encoding aldo/keto reductase — protein: MNHRLLGSTGYGVTDVGFGTWNIGGDWGDVDAEEGREAVRAALDAGIDFIDTADVYGDGFSEQRIAEVLDERGVRDEVTVATKAGRRLDPHTADRYNYENLSRFVDRSQEYLGTDTLELVQLHCPPTEAYYQPETFEALERLREEGEIAHYGVSVEKVEQALKAIEYPGVETVQIIFNMFRQRPAELFFEEAARRDVGVIARVPLASGLLTGTLSRDMEFPENDHRNFNVEGEAFDRGETFAGLPVEDGFDAVDALRGHVPERMSMAQMALRWILDHDAVSTVIPGSTTPEHVQANAAVSEMAPLSNQTHGAVRDVYEDHVYDAVHHRW
- a CDS encoding globin-coupled sensor protein, coding for MDDYAEMFGEGGLNDQVDADELMSDIGLDEDEVAWRKAFIGFGEDDVDRLRALQDTFEDHAEAIGEQFYENLLEHDQTIEVIERSPKAIDALKQTQEAYFATLAGGEYGQEYFRDRARIGKLHDILEMPMKHYIGQYGVYYDLILPLLADRLESRMRDRLEAEWADTADGSTATGSTADSAPLPDSAESAITEEVGAFKRELLSVLRIINLDMQVVADTYIHSYNEKVREEVARRERLATEVEEDLEGPLDELRRSADDVAQSTQQISALTDEQAEHIDTITEEVSGMSATIEEVAASASQVESNSTRARNLAEDGQTAADDAMEVMDGVGEAVDEVADDVDALQNRVSEIDEVVDVINDIAEQTNILALNASIEAARAGEAGSGFAVVADEVKSLAGDSQARASEIEALVADIQADTTDTVESLDTTTEQIEHGIERVSEAMDLLDDITDAVRETANGIKEVSAATDDQAASSEEIASMLDELVEQTDTVVEEVEQIAAATEQQAATVDEVSQTADRLTE